A single Arcobacter sp. FWKO B DNA region contains:
- a CDS encoding flagellar hook-basal body complex protein, producing MIGALYNGISGLTAFQKALNTESNNIANVNTAGYKADNVTFADMLYQNGGVGMGSTIQSVQKSFTQGNLKVTGNPYDMAVDGKGFFMVQGNREEIYFTRAGDFRMGTDGTLQTAGGMNVMGFVTSPTPQITATNPLSTQFNSDFSKYLGSQVVFENDKTITFNARATDYVASSYTDPSTQSGDGYKTAGIKVSDIEALAADYRQKLSELAPVLIEPGTPSTTQLSSVMFSDYSSKVASSSDYMEIFVGNNVLRQIFDTDAQTTLKKLSDQISSIKGLTSSVDVTTGELRVESLIPGQKVVVGSAKINDDDYLVNTTDATKGNGIAAVESSKVALQAAVERAGAEFLEIVNMVDYSNAAALQVDKIQLKLDNIGVSDNGFGTPEVVNGVILMNQNGHSFVVGKVSTAYFNDLHSLNPIGDNLYGKTLASGEPIYAGDLNSVKNNLLEMSNAELGSSLTNLMVYQRAFEANSKAITTSDEFLNIAIQLKK from the coding sequence ATGATAGGTGCTTTATATAATGGAATTTCTGGTCTAACTGCTTTTCAAAAGGCTTTGAATACTGAGTCAAATAATATAGCAAATGTAAACACAGCTGGATATAAGGCTGACAATGTAACTTTTGCTGATATGTTATATCAAAATGGTGGCGTTGGTATGGGTTCTACTATCCAATCAGTACAAAAAAGCTTTACACAAGGAAATCTAAAAGTTACTGGTAACCCTTATGATATGGCTGTAGATGGTAAGGGTTTTTTTATGGTTCAAGGAAACCGTGAGGAGATATATTTTACCCGTGCAGGTGATTTTAGAATGGGGACTGATGGGACACTACAAACAGCTGGTGGTATGAATGTAATGGGTTTTGTTACTTCACCAACACCGCAAATAACAGCTACAAATCCACTATCTACACAGTTTAATTCTGATTTTAGTAAATACCTTGGCTCACAGGTAGTATTTGAAAATGACAAAACAATAACTTTTAATGCAAGGGCTACAGATTATGTAGCAAGTTCATATACGGATCCATCAACACAAAGTGGTGATGGATATAAAACAGCTGGTATTAAAGTATCAGATATTGAAGCACTTGCAGCTGATTATAGACAAAAGTTATCAGAACTTGCTCCTGTATTAATAGAACCAGGTACCCCAAGTACTACACAGTTAAGTAGTGTAATGTTTAGTGATTATAGCTCTAAAGTTGCTTCAAGTAGTGACTATATGGAAATATTTGTGGGTAATAATGTATTAAGGCAAATCTTTGATACGGACGCACAAACAACACTAAAAAAACTTTCTGATCAAATCTCATCTATAAAAGGGCTTACAAGTAGTGTAGATGTCACAACTGGTGAGCTAAGGGTTGAATCTCTTATTCCAGGACAAAAAGTTGTAGTTGGAAGTGCAAAAATAAATGATGATGACTATTTAGTAAATACAACTGATGCAACAAAAGGTAATGGAATTGCTGCTGTTGAGAGTTCTAAAGTTGCACTTCAAGCTGCCGTTGAAAGAGCGGGGGCTGAGTTTTTGGAAATAGTTAATATGGTAGATTATTCAAATGCAGCGGCACTTCAAGTAGATAAAATACAGCTCAAACTTGATAATATCGGAGTAAGTGACAACGGCTTTGGTACTCCTGAAGTGGTAAATGGTGTGATTTTGATGAATCAAAATGGACACTCATTTGTGGTAGGAAAAGTTAGTACAGCTTATTTTAATGATTTACATTCATTAAATCCAATCGGGGATAATTTGTATGGTAAAACACTAGCAAGTGGTGAGCCTATATATGCAGGTGATCTTAATAGTGTAAAAAATAATTTACTAGAGATGAGTAATGCAGAACTAGGTAGTAGTCTTACAAATTTGATGGTATATCAAAGGGCATTTGAGGCAAATTCAAAAGCTATTACTACTAGTGATGAATTTTTGAATATTGCTATACAACTTAAGAAATAG
- a CDS encoding flagellar hook assembly protein FlgD: MAVDSVQTKTNVDATGNAYTSAISNDKLTTQDFLKLMLTQLQMQDPTKPMDTANMLQSQMQMSAIETNLQTIETMKSLQQSFAQSALSTSANMIGHIIENGEYGSHGGYKEFFVGAVESINGDIMLHAYEVIGYDQDTAEFILSQEKQLVNFNTITKIN; encoded by the coding sequence ATGGCAGTAGATAGTGTACAAACAAAAACAAATGTAGATGCAACTGGAAATGCATATACAAGTGCTATTTCAAATGATAAGTTAACAACTCAAGATTTTTTGAAGCTTATGCTTACACAGCTTCAAATGCAAGATCCAACAAAACCAATGGATACAGCAAATATGCTTCAATCACAAATGCAAATGAGTGCTATTGAGACAAATCTTCAAACAATAGAGACTATGAAGTCACTACAACAATCTTTTGCTCAAAGCGCTCTTTCAACATCAGCAAATATGATAGGACATATCATAGAAAATGGCGAATATGGCTCACATGGCGGATATAAAGAGTTCTTTGTTGGTGCAGTTGAATCAATAAATGGTGATATTATGCTTCATGCATATGAGGTTATAGGGTATGACCAAGATACTGCTGAGTTTATATTAAGTCAAGAAAAACAGCTTGTAAATTTTAATACAATCACAAAGATTAACTAA
- a CDS encoding FliM/FliN family flagellar motor switch protein gives MRGDTLEISERDYDVLVDTEIVVDVMLGSCNISVHEFLELSEGDIVALDKSAGAGGDIYVNKRIVGTGDIIVMDEKLAVRVQDSMDSDNVVRYFFEEGLN, from the coding sequence GTGCGGGGTGATACTTTGGAAATTAGCGAAAGAGACTATGATGTACTCGTAGACACTGAGATTGTTGTGGATGTGATGCTGGGCAGTTGCAATATAAGTGTACATGAGTTTTTAGAGCTAAGTGAAGGGGATATCGTAGCACTTGATAAGAGTGCTGGTGCTGGTGGTGATATCTATGTAAATAAAAGAATCGTAGGCACAGGTGATATTATCGTGATGGATGAAAAGCTTGCAGTGCGTGTCCAAGATTCAATGGACTCTGACAATGTAGTTAGGTACTTCTTTGAAGAAGGGCTAAATTAA